One window of Ralstonia pickettii DTP0602 genomic DNA carries:
- a CDS encoding 3-oxoacyl-ACP reductase (K00059: fabG; 3-oxoacyl-[acyl-carrier protein] reductase [EC:1.1.1.100]) has protein sequence MDLGLRGKHALVCGASKGLGFACADALAAEGVDVVIVARGAEALEKAAAGLRARHGRRVIAVATDITTPEGRKAALDAVAKLGDLDILVNNAGGPPPGNFRDWNRNDWLAALDANMLTPIELIKATVDGMIARKWGRIINITSGAVKAPIDVLGLSNGARSGLTGFVAGVAREVAQHGVTINNLLPGPFETDRLHKTMEAGAKKAGLTVDEVAQRRAAQNPSRRFGDPAEFGATCAFLCSRHAGYITGQNVLLDGGAYPGTF, from the coding sequence ATGGATCTGGGACTGCGCGGCAAGCATGCGCTGGTATGCGGCGCGAGCAAGGGCCTGGGCTTTGCCTGCGCCGATGCGCTGGCGGCTGAAGGCGTCGACGTGGTGATCGTGGCGCGCGGCGCCGAGGCGCTGGAGAAGGCCGCCGCCGGCCTGCGCGCGCGCCATGGCCGCCGCGTGATCGCGGTGGCGACCGACATCACCACGCCGGAAGGCCGCAAGGCCGCGCTCGATGCGGTGGCCAAGCTGGGCGACCTCGACATCCTGGTCAACAACGCCGGCGGCCCGCCGCCGGGCAACTTCCGCGACTGGAACCGCAACGACTGGCTGGCCGCGCTCGACGCCAACATGCTGACCCCGATCGAGCTGATCAAGGCCACCGTGGACGGCATGATCGCGCGCAAGTGGGGCCGCATCATCAATATCACCAGCGGCGCGGTCAAGGCGCCGATCGACGTGCTGGGCCTGTCCAACGGCGCGCGCTCGGGCCTGACCGGCTTTGTCGCGGGCGTCGCGCGCGAGGTGGCGCAGCATGGCGTGACCATCAACAACCTGCTGCCCGGCCCGTTCGAAACCGACCGCCTGCACAAGACCATGGAAGCCGGCGCCAAGAAGGCCGGCCTGACCGTGGATGAAGTGGCGCAGCGCCGCGCCGCGCAGAACCCGTCGCGCCGCTTCGGCGACCCGGCAGAGTTCGGTGCCACCTGCGCCTTCCTGTGCAGCCGCCACGCCGGCTACATCACCGGCCAGAACGTGCTGCTCGACGGCGGCGCCTACCCGGGCACCTTCTGA
- a CDS encoding methylglyoxal synthase (K01734: E4.2.3.3, mgsA; methylglyoxal synthase [EC:4.2.3.3]) codes for MTRPRIALIAHDHKKDDIVAFATRHRAFLSQCELLATGTTGGRLIDEVGLEVTRMLSGPWGGDLQIGAQLAEGLVRAVVFLRDPMTPQPHEPDINALVRACDVHNVPCATNVATAELLLAGLTREMADEAKTA; via the coding sequence ATGACTCGCCCCCGCATCGCGCTGATCGCTCACGACCACAAGAAGGACGATATCGTCGCCTTCGCCACGCGCCACCGCGCGTTTCTCTCGCAGTGCGAGCTGCTGGCCACCGGGACCACCGGCGGGCGCCTGATCGACGAGGTCGGGCTGGAGGTGACGCGCATGTTGTCGGGGCCGTGGGGCGGCGACCTGCAGATCGGTGCGCAATTGGCTGAAGGCCTGGTGCGCGCCGTGGTGTTCCTGCGCGACCCGATGACGCCGCAGCCGCATGAACCCGATATCAATGCGCTGGTGCGCGCCTGCGACGTGCACAACGTGCCGTGCGCAACCAACGTGGCCACTGCCGAACTGCTGCTCGCGGGCCTGACCCGTGAGATGGCCGACGAAGCGAAGACAGCCTGA
- a CDS encoding quinone oxidoreductase (K00344: E1.6.5.5, qor; NADPH2:quinone reductase [EC:1.6.5.5]), protein MSKAIRIEQTGGPEVMQWVDVEVGEPGPGQVRVRHEAVGLNYIDVYFRTGLYKQPLPAGLGMEGAGVVEAVGEGVKHLSVGDRVAYAGRPTGAYAQVRVMPADIVVRLPDAIPFDTAAAMMLQGLTAQYLIRDSYKVQPGDTVLLHAAAGGVGLIASQWLKALGVTVIGTVGSDEKAELARANGCAHTIVYTRESFVDRVKEITNGKGVPAVYDSIGKDTFQGSLDCLAPRGTMVSFGNASGPVPPFDLSVLGNKGSLRLTRPTLMTYVVHRELLEPMVADLFDAVTTGKVKIDIRQRYALSEVAQAHRDLESRKTTGSTILLPN, encoded by the coding sequence ATGAGCAAAGCCATCCGGATCGAACAGACCGGCGGTCCCGAAGTGATGCAGTGGGTCGATGTCGAAGTGGGAGAGCCCGGCCCCGGCCAGGTGCGCGTGCGCCATGAGGCGGTGGGCCTGAACTACATCGACGTCTATTTCCGCACCGGGCTGTACAAGCAGCCGCTGCCGGCGGGGCTGGGAATGGAAGGCGCCGGCGTGGTCGAGGCGGTGGGCGAGGGGGTCAAGCACCTGAGCGTCGGCGACCGCGTGGCCTATGCCGGCCGTCCCACCGGCGCGTATGCGCAGGTGCGCGTGATGCCGGCCGATATCGTGGTGCGGCTGCCCGACGCGATCCCGTTCGACACCGCCGCCGCAATGATGCTGCAGGGCCTGACCGCGCAGTACCTGATCCGCGACAGCTACAAGGTGCAGCCGGGCGATACGGTACTGCTGCACGCGGCCGCCGGCGGCGTCGGCCTGATCGCCAGCCAGTGGCTCAAGGCGCTGGGCGTGACGGTGATCGGCACCGTGGGCAGCGACGAAAAGGCGGAACTGGCGCGCGCCAACGGCTGCGCCCACACCATCGTCTATACGCGCGAATCGTTCGTCGACCGCGTCAAGGAGATCACCAACGGCAAGGGCGTGCCGGCGGTGTATGACTCGATCGGCAAGGACACCTTCCAGGGTTCGCTTGACTGCCTGGCGCCGCGCGGCACCATGGTCAGCTTCGGCAACGCCTCGGGCCCGGTGCCGCCGTTCGATCTCTCGGTGCTGGGCAACAAGGGTTCGCTGCGCCTGACGCGCCCCACGCTGATGACCTACGTGGTGCACCGCGAACTGCTGGAGCCGATGGTGGCCGACCTGTTCGATGCCGTGACCACCGGCAAGGTCAAGATCGACATCCGCCAGCGCTACGCGCTGTCCGAGGTGGCGCAGGCGCACCGCGACCTGGAGTCGCGCAAGACCACTGGCTCGACCATCCTGCTGCCCAACTGA
- a CDS encoding membrane protein produces MLKRFSALWTLVRRDGRLFWYALRHPDAPAWLKPAALGLLFYAISPIDIIPDVVAGLGIVDDVVLIPLAVHLILKRLPPHILRQAESRAAATTVRPR; encoded by the coding sequence ATGTTGAAGCGATTTTCGGCCCTGTGGACGCTGGTTCGTCGCGACGGCCGCCTGTTCTGGTACGCGCTGCGCCACCCGGATGCGCCGGCATGGCTGAAGCCCGCCGCGCTCGGATTGCTGTTCTATGCGATCTCGCCGATCGACATCATTCCCGACGTGGTTGCGGGGCTCGGCATCGTTGACGACGTGGTGCTGATCCCGCTGGCGGTACACCTGATCCTGAAGCGCCTGCCGCCGCATATTCTGCGCCAGGCGGAGTCGCGCGCCGCCGCCACCACGGTCCGGCCGCGCTGA
- a CDS encoding membrane protein (K02058: ABC.SS.S; simple sugar transport system substrate-binding protein), whose protein sequence is MIVTRRKTLAALAATALLALAGCGKKEADKPAETAGPASPPAAEQKAEPLKVAFVYIGPVGDAGWTFAHDNGRKAVEAKFGDKVKTTFVENVPESAADAERVFRDLASQGNKLIFGTTFGYMESMLKVAKEFPDVKFEHATGFKTAENLAQYDVRTYEGAYLAGVVAGKMSKTGKMGVVASVPIPEVIRNIDSFTLGARSVNPNATVKVVWVNKWFDPGKEREAATTLIGQGVDMLMQNTDSAAVVQTAQEKGVYAFGWDSDMTKFGEKAHLAASVISWGVYYNKVVEDVLNKQWKNGTTWWGLKEGMIDLKAFNTIVPEDVKKLVEERKKGIADGSAPIWKGPIKDNTGKEQLAKDQVADDGFLHGVKFYVEGVEGKIPG, encoded by the coding sequence ATGATCGTCACGCGCAGGAAGACCCTGGCGGCCCTGGCCGCCACCGCACTGCTGGCCCTGGCCGGTTGCGGCAAGAAAGAGGCCGACAAGCCTGCCGAGACGGCAGGCCCGGCCTCCCCGCCCGCTGCCGAGCAGAAGGCCGAGCCGCTCAAGGTCGCCTTCGTGTACATCGGGCCGGTGGGCGATGCCGGCTGGACCTTTGCGCATGACAATGGCCGCAAGGCCGTGGAAGCTAAGTTCGGCGACAAGGTCAAGACCACCTTCGTCGAGAACGTGCCCGAATCCGCCGCCGACGCCGAGCGCGTGTTCCGCGACCTGGCCAGCCAGGGCAACAAGCTGATCTTCGGCACCACCTTCGGCTACATGGAGTCGATGCTCAAGGTCGCCAAGGAATTCCCGGACGTCAAGTTCGAACACGCCACGGGCTTCAAGACCGCCGAGAACCTGGCCCAGTACGACGTGCGCACCTATGAAGGCGCGTACCTGGCGGGCGTGGTCGCCGGCAAGATGAGCAAGACCGGCAAGATGGGCGTGGTGGCCTCGGTGCCGATCCCCGAGGTGATCCGCAATATCGACTCGTTCACGCTGGGCGCGCGCAGCGTCAACCCCAACGCCACGGTCAAGGTGGTGTGGGTCAACAAGTGGTTCGATCCGGGCAAGGAGCGCGAAGCCGCTACCACGCTGATCGGCCAGGGCGTGGACATGCTGATGCAGAACACCGACTCCGCCGCCGTGGTGCAGACCGCGCAGGAGAAGGGCGTGTATGCCTTCGGCTGGGACAGCGACATGACCAAGTTCGGCGAGAAGGCCCACCTGGCCGCCTCTGTGATCTCGTGGGGCGTCTACTACAACAAGGTGGTCGAAGACGTGCTGAACAAGCAGTGGAAGAATGGCACCACCTGGTGGGGCCTGAAGGAAGGCATGATCGACCTGAAGGCGTTCAACACGATCGTGCCTGAGGACGTCAAGAAGCTGGTCGAGGAGCGCAAGAAGGGCATCGCCGATGGCAGCGCGCCGATCTGGAAGGGTCCGATCAAGGACAACACCGGCAAGGAGCAACTGGCCAAGGACCAGGTTGCCGACGACGGCTTCCTGCATGGCGTGAAGTTCTACGTCGAGGGCGTGGAAGGCAAGATCCCGGGCTGA
- a CDS encoding ABC transporter permease (K02057: ABC.SS.P; simple sugar transport system permease protein), with protein sequence MEQLAPLIATAINAGTPLLLAALGLLVNERSGVLNLGAEGMMLVAAVAGFMVGYQTQSPMLGFAAGALAGMLMATLFSWLALVLATNQVATGLALSIFGTGLSAFMGQRFVGYAMPAQAKAVPGLADLPFAGPAFFQHHWMVYFSVLLCIAIMWFLFRTRAGLTLRAIGESPESAHALGYPVRTIRFGALLFGGACCGLAGAYLSLVYTPMWVENLVAGRGWIALALTTFATWRPGRVLVGAWLFGGVTILQFYLQGIGVSVPSQFLSMLPYAATIVVLALISRNPAWIRLNMPASLGKPFRPGNA encoded by the coding sequence ATGGAACAACTCGCTCCTCTCATCGCCACCGCCATCAACGCGGGTACGCCGCTGCTGCTGGCCGCGCTTGGCCTGCTGGTCAACGAACGCTCGGGCGTGCTCAACCTGGGCGCCGAAGGCATGATGCTGGTCGCGGCGGTGGCCGGCTTCATGGTCGGCTACCAGACCCAGTCGCCGATGCTCGGCTTTGCCGCCGGCGCGCTCGCCGGCATGCTGATGGCCACGCTGTTCTCGTGGCTGGCGCTGGTGCTGGCCACCAACCAGGTCGCAACCGGGCTGGCGTTGTCGATCTTCGGTACCGGGCTGTCGGCCTTCATGGGCCAGCGCTTCGTCGGCTACGCCATGCCGGCACAGGCCAAGGCCGTGCCCGGACTGGCCGACCTGCCCTTCGCCGGGCCGGCGTTCTTCCAGCACCACTGGATGGTCTACTTCAGCGTGCTGCTGTGCATTGCCATCATGTGGTTCCTGTTCCGCACGCGCGCGGGGCTGACGCTGCGCGCGATCGGTGAATCGCCGGAATCGGCGCACGCGCTGGGCTATCCGGTGCGCACCATCCGCTTCGGCGCGCTGCTGTTCGGCGGCGCCTGCTGCGGGCTGGCAGGCGCCTACCTGTCGCTGGTCTATACCCCGATGTGGGTCGAGAACCTGGTCGCCGGCCGCGGCTGGATCGCGCTGGCGCTGACCACCTTTGCCACCTGGCGCCCTGGCCGCGTGCTGGTGGGCGCGTGGCTGTTCGGCGGCGTCACCATCCTGCAGTTCTACCTGCAGGGGATCGGCGTGTCGGTGCCGTCGCAGTTCCTGTCGATGCTGCCGTACGCGGCCACCATCGTGGTGCTGGCGCTGATCTCGCGCAACCCGGCGTGGATCCGGCTGAACATGCCGGCCTCGCTGGGCAAGCCGTTCCGCCCCGGCAACGCCTGA
- a CDS encoding sugar ABC transporter permease (K02057: ABC.SS.P; simple sugar transport system permease protein) yields the protein MAEMRHLLPRSPITLAPRGLPSRGMAYASPVIALALTLLFGALLFLVLGKDPVAALKVFLADPLRDKRSIGEVLLKTVPLVLCALGLSVCYRANVWNIGADGQLIAGGIFAGATVLYFDVPGQTINGTVVLVLASLAGIVGGMLWASITALLKDRFNANEILVSLMLTYIAQQLLLWVVNGPLKDPNGMNFPQSKVFSSEYLLPNLMSGSRLHAGFVVMLVLVAVMTVFVFRSFAGYRLQVGGTAPAAARYAGFSARGALWSALLISGATAGLAGAFEVVGPIGQLLPSISPGYGFTAIIVAFIGRLHPVGTVFGGIMMSLFYIGGEMAQSRLGLPSALGWVFQGMLLFFLLACDTLIENRLRWRATAA from the coding sequence ATGGCTGAGATGCGACACCTGCTGCCCCGCTCCCCCATTACGCTGGCGCCGCGCGGCCTGCCGTCGCGCGGCATGGCCTATGCGTCGCCGGTGATCGCGCTGGCACTGACGCTCTTGTTCGGCGCGCTGCTGTTCCTGGTGCTCGGCAAGGACCCTGTGGCCGCGCTCAAGGTCTTCCTGGCCGATCCGCTGCGCGACAAGCGCTCCATCGGTGAAGTACTGCTCAAGACCGTGCCGCTGGTGCTGTGCGCGCTCGGCCTGTCGGTCTGCTACCGGGCCAATGTGTGGAACATCGGCGCCGACGGGCAACTGATCGCCGGCGGTATCTTTGCCGGCGCCACGGTGTTGTATTTCGATGTGCCGGGCCAGACCATCAACGGCACCGTGGTGCTGGTGCTGGCCTCGCTCGCCGGCATCGTCGGCGGCATGCTGTGGGCCTCGATCACCGCGCTACTCAAAGACAGGTTCAACGCCAACGAGATCCTGGTCTCGCTGATGCTGACCTATATCGCGCAGCAGCTGCTGCTGTGGGTGGTCAACGGGCCGCTGAAGGATCCTAACGGCATGAACTTCCCGCAGTCCAAGGTGTTCTCGTCCGAGTACCTGCTGCCCAACCTAATGTCTGGCTCGCGCCTGCACGCCGGCTTTGTGGTGATGCTGGTGCTGGTGGCGGTGATGACGGTGTTCGTGTTCCGCAGCTTTGCCGGCTACCGGCTGCAGGTCGGCGGCACCGCGCCGGCGGCGGCGCGCTACGCCGGCTTCTCGGCGCGCGGCGCGCTGTGGAGCGCGCTGCTGATCTCGGGCGCGACCGCGGGCCTGGCAGGCGCGTTTGAAGTGGTCGGCCCGATCGGGCAGCTGCTGCCGTCGATCTCGCCGGGCTACGGCTTTACCGCGATCATCGTCGCCTTTATCGGCCGGCTGCATCCGGTCGGTACCGTCTTTGGCGGCATCATGATGTCGCTGTTCTATATCGGCGGCGAGATGGCGCAGTCGCGCCTGGGCCTGCCGTCGGCCCTTGGCTGGGTGTTCCAGGGCATGCTGCTGTTCTTTCTGCTGGCCTGCGACACGCTGATCGAAAACCGCCTGCGCTGGCGCGCCACGGCCGCCTGA
- a CDS encoding ABC transporter (K02056: ABC.SS.A; simple sugar transport system ATP-binding protein [EC:3.6.3.17]) — translation MTSQLPPRLALAHISKRYPGVVANDDVSLSVAPGEIHAVLGENGAGKSTLMKIIFGAVRPDAGEMHFNGEPVSINSPHDARNLGIAMVFQHFSLFDTLTVAENIALGLPIGQQGGMKELAERIRATAERYGLPLEPNRHVHTLSVGERQRVEIVRALLANPQLLILDEPTSVLTPQAVETLFVTLRQLAAEGTSILYISHKLDEIRALCHHATVMRMGKVTGVCDPRQETAASLSRLMIGGEPPREARVAAERGPVRLSVQDLSLPRTHAFATELNRISLDVHAGEIVGIAGVSGNGQQELLAALSGEDTRADNVSVQLGGKPVGRLDARQRRRAGLAFVPEERMGRGAVPGMSLSTNILLSHQTPPYVRQGMISPKAATGLAATVINRFRVKAGGPEALARSLSGGNLQKFIVGREIESGPKVLIVAQPTWGVDVGAAAQIHNEILALKATGCAILVVSEELDELFAICDRLHVIAKGRLSPSVPTETATREQVGLWMSGLWDGGPAQAQTSAEVASHG, via the coding sequence GTGACATCTCAACTCCCTCCCAGGCTGGCGCTGGCCCATATCAGCAAGCGATACCCGGGCGTCGTCGCCAATGACGACGTCAGCCTCAGCGTCGCCCCCGGTGAAATCCACGCCGTGCTGGGTGAAAACGGCGCCGGCAAATCCACCCTGATGAAGATTATCTTCGGCGCAGTCCGGCCCGACGCCGGCGAGATGCACTTCAACGGGGAGCCGGTCAGCATCAACAGCCCGCACGATGCGCGCAACCTGGGCATCGCGATGGTGTTCCAGCACTTCTCGCTGTTCGACACGCTGACGGTGGCCGAGAACATCGCGCTCGGCCTGCCCATCGGGCAACAAGGCGGTATGAAGGAACTGGCCGAGCGTATCCGCGCAACTGCCGAGCGCTACGGCCTGCCGCTGGAACCCAACCGCCATGTGCATACGCTGTCGGTCGGCGAGCGCCAGCGCGTGGAGATCGTGCGCGCACTGCTGGCCAACCCGCAACTGCTGATCCTGGACGAGCCCACGTCGGTGCTGACGCCGCAGGCCGTCGAAACGCTCTTTGTCACACTGCGCCAACTCGCGGCCGAAGGCACCAGCATCCTCTACATCAGCCACAAGCTCGACGAGATCCGCGCGCTGTGCCATCACGCCACCGTGATGCGCATGGGCAAGGTCACCGGCGTGTGCGATCCGCGCCAGGAAACCGCGGCTTCGCTGTCGCGGCTGATGATCGGCGGCGAGCCCCCGCGCGAGGCGCGCGTGGCCGCGGAGCGCGGCCCGGTGCGGCTGAGCGTGCAGGATCTGTCGCTGCCGCGCACGCATGCGTTTGCGACCGAGCTGAACCGGATCTCGCTGGATGTTCATGCGGGCGAGATCGTCGGCATCGCCGGTGTGTCCGGCAACGGCCAACAGGAACTGCTGGCGGCGCTGTCTGGCGAGGACACGCGCGCGGACAACGTATCCGTGCAACTCGGCGGCAAGCCGGTGGGCAGGCTCGACGCACGGCAGCGCCGCCGCGCCGGCCTGGCCTTCGTGCCGGAAGAGCGCATGGGCCGCGGCGCGGTGCCGGGCATGAGCCTGTCGACCAATATCCTGCTGTCGCACCAGACGCCCCCCTATGTTCGGCAAGGCATGATCTCGCCGAAGGCCGCCACCGGGCTCGCCGCGACGGTGATCAACCGCTTCCGCGTCAAGGCCGGCGGACCCGAGGCGCTCGCACGCAGCCTCTCTGGCGGCAACCTGCAGAAATTCATCGTCGGCCGCGAGATCGAGAGCGGCCCGAAGGTACTGATCGTGGCGCAACCGACCTGGGGCGTGGACGTGGGCGCCGCGGCGCAGATCCACAACGAGATCCTGGCGCTGAAGGCCACCGGCTGCGCCATCCTGGTGGTGTCGGAAGAACTGGACGAACTGTTCGCGATCTGCGACCGGCTGCACGTGATCGCCAAGGGCCGGCTGTCGCCGTCGGTGCCGACCGAGACCGCCACGCGCGAACAGGTTGGCCTGTGGATGAGCGGACTGTGGGATGGCGGACCCGCCCAGGCGCAAACGAGCGCGGAGGTCGCAAGCCATGGCTGA
- a CDS encoding pirin (K06911: K06911), whose protein sequence is MDTRTTLATAPATAAETVQRSRAVDRVVRGIATSDGAGVKLTRVLTQNLQRRLDPFLMLDAFGTDSKDDYIGGFPDHPHRGFETITYMLAGRMRHRDSAGNEGLLQNGGAQWMVAGSGVVHSEMPEQEDGRMEGFQLWLNLPAADKMTAPWYRDLPSTEIPTVALDNGGTVRVLAGATHGVAGAITRPVTEPVYLDVHLPAGQTFAQALPAGHNAFVYVYRGEVSIGDGDDRAVLEAQRMGVLDNAGVADGVIVRAESDARFLLIAGKPLNEPIAQYGPFVMNTQEQIYQTLADFRDGRFATIPAATGA, encoded by the coding sequence ATGGACACCCGTACCACCCTTGCCACCGCTCCCGCCACCGCCGCGGAAACCGTGCAACGCTCGCGCGCCGTGGACCGCGTCGTGCGGGGCATCGCCACCTCGGACGGCGCCGGCGTCAAGCTGACACGCGTGCTGACGCAGAACCTGCAACGCCGGCTGGACCCGTTCCTGATGCTCGATGCCTTCGGCACCGACAGCAAGGACGACTACATCGGCGGCTTCCCCGATCACCCGCACCGCGGCTTCGAGACCATCACCTATATGCTGGCCGGCCGCATGCGCCATCGCGACAGCGCTGGCAACGAGGGCCTTCTGCAAAACGGCGGCGCGCAGTGGATGGTGGCGGGCTCAGGCGTGGTGCACTCGGAAATGCCCGAGCAGGAAGACGGCCGCATGGAAGGCTTCCAGCTGTGGCTGAACCTGCCGGCCGCGGACAAGATGACCGCGCCGTGGTACCGCGACCTGCCGTCCACAGAGATTCCCACGGTGGCACTGGACAACGGCGGCACAGTGCGCGTGCTGGCGGGCGCCACGCACGGCGTGGCCGGCGCGATCACGCGGCCTGTGACCGAACCGGTCTACCTGGACGTCCACCTGCCGGCCGGGCAGACCTTCGCGCAGGCGCTGCCGGCCGGGCACAACGCCTTTGTCTATGTGTACCGGGGCGAGGTGTCGATCGGTGACGGCGACGACCGCGCCGTGCTCGAGGCCCAGCGCATGGGGGTGCTGGACAATGCCGGCGTGGCCGACGGCGTCATCGTCCGGGCCGAGTCCGACGCGCGCTTCCTGCTGATCGCCGGCAAGCCGCTGAACGAGCCGATCGCGCAGTACGGCCCGTTCGTGATGAACACGCAGGAGCAGATATACCAGACGCTGGCGGATTTCCGCGACGGGCGCTTCGCCACCATCCCGGCCGCGACCGGGGCCTGA
- a CDS encoding glycine/betaine ABC transporter permease (K05846: opuBD; osmoprotectant transport system permease protein), which yields MSKQSARAFAWAGLTLAALAALVAWIGVDVIRQYQERLLYDVADHLRLVAMSMALALATGIPAGIALSRPCMRHWADRLMQIFNVGNTVPSLAVLALALAALGIGERPAILALWLASLLPIVRNTYEGLRTVSPTLLEAARGIGMTPVQRLLRVELPNALPVMLAGIRISLVINVGTVPLSFLIGANSLGELIFPGIYLNNQSLLLLGAAATALLALALDALFAAAGQMYLRRRGLAR from the coding sequence ATGTCAAAGCAATCGGCACGGGCTTTTGCCTGGGCAGGACTGACACTGGCCGCACTGGCCGCATTGGTGGCGTGGATCGGCGTCGATGTGATCCGGCAGTATCAGGAGCGCCTGCTCTACGACGTGGCCGACCACCTCCGGCTGGTGGCGATGTCCATGGCGCTGGCGCTGGCCACCGGCATTCCTGCCGGAATCGCGCTGAGCCGGCCGTGCATGCGCCACTGGGCCGACCGGCTGATGCAGATCTTCAACGTCGGCAATACCGTGCCGTCGCTGGCGGTGCTGGCACTGGCGCTGGCCGCGCTCGGCATCGGCGAGCGGCCTGCGATCCTGGCGCTGTGGCTGGCCTCGCTGCTGCCGATCGTGCGCAACACCTATGAAGGGCTGCGCACGGTTTCGCCCACACTGCTGGAAGCGGCGCGCGGCATCGGCATGACTCCGGTGCAGCGGTTGCTGCGCGTGGAACTGCCCAACGCGCTGCCGGTGATGCTGGCCGGCATCCGCATCAGCCTGGTCATCAACGTGGGCACGGTGCCGCTGTCGTTCCTGATCGGCGCCAACAGCCTGGGCGAACTGATCTTCCCGGGCATCTACCTGAACAACCAGTCGCTGCTGCTGCTGGGCGCGGCCGCCACGGCGCTGCTGGCGCTGGCCCTGGACGCGCTCTTCGCCGCCGCCGGGCAGATGTACCTGCGCCGCCGCGGGCTGGCGCGCTGA
- a CDS encoding glycine/betaine ABC transporter substrate-binding protein (K05845: opuC; osmoprotectant transport system substrate-binding protein), which produces MKNHMQFIRRRARRIAMVVAAVTAFAAGLALATAPDAHAEATPIRVGGKNFTEQLLLSSMTSKYLRAKGFTTELTAGLGSTLMRQAMESNQLDVVWDYTGTALIVFNKVQEKLGAKESYERVKQMDGARGLVWLDASNINNTYALAMPKERAAASGVTTLSAFAEQMRKAGPDASHPFAVDMEFAARPDGLEPLKALYKLPFSRRDVIQLDPGLVYTALKNNQVELGLVYATDGRVKGFDLVLLEDDLHFFPPYNAVPVVRKPVLDKHPELAGLLNALAAKLDNESMTDMNYKVDIGQQPVDKVAEDFLRRHGLI; this is translated from the coding sequence ATGAAAAACCACATGCAATTCATCCGCCGCCGTGCCCGGCGCATCGCCATGGTCGTGGCTGCCGTCACGGCTTTTGCCGCGGGCCTGGCGCTGGCCACTGCGCCTGACGCGCATGCCGAAGCCACGCCGATCCGCGTGGGCGGCAAGAACTTCACCGAGCAGCTGCTGCTGTCGTCGATGACGTCGAAGTACCTGCGCGCCAAGGGCTTCACCACCGAACTGACCGCCGGCCTGGGCAGCACGCTGATGCGCCAGGCCATGGAGAGCAACCAGCTCGACGTGGTCTGGGACTACACCGGCACCGCGCTGATCGTGTTCAACAAGGTCCAGGAAAAGCTGGGGGCCAAGGAAAGCTACGAACGCGTCAAGCAGATGGACGGCGCGCGCGGGCTGGTGTGGCTGGATGCTTCCAACATCAACAACACCTACGCACTGGCGATGCCGAAGGAACGCGCGGCGGCCAGCGGCGTGACCACGCTGTCGGCCTTTGCCGAGCAGATGCGCAAGGCCGGCCCCGACGCCAGCCATCCGTTCGCGGTCGACATGGAATTCGCCGCGCGCCCGGACGGGCTGGAGCCGCTCAAGGCGCTGTACAAGCTGCCGTTCTCGCGCCGCGACGTGATCCAGCTCGACCCGGGCCTGGTCTACACGGCGCTGAAGAACAACCAGGTGGAACTGGGCCTGGTCTATGCGACCGATGGCCGCGTCAAGGGCTTCGACCTGGTGCTGCTGGAAGACGACCTGCATTTCTTCCCGCCGTACAACGCCGTGCCGGTGGTGCGCAAGCCCGTGCTCGACAAGCATCCGGAACTGGCGGGTCTGCTCAATGCGCTGGCGGCCAAGCTCGACAACGAGAGCATGACCGACATGAACTACAAGGTGGACATCGGCCAGCAGCCGGTGGACAAGGTCGCGGAGGACTTCCTGCGCCGCCACGGACTGATCTGA